Proteins found in one Triticum aestivum cultivar Chinese Spring chromosome 4D, IWGSC CS RefSeq v2.1, whole genome shotgun sequence genomic segment:
- the LOC123100023 gene encoding uncharacterized protein — protein MAEPKMGEHVVADGFDFPLLFVPELGPPPPSLVFTLTIRVARYVYKLDDGSEQVVDKHDVVFDFNISGMSWVSFNEDVAEHIKMVLADEATHAASQLDVAVTPTRHMITMPQSLQESPNPVTRRMLAMALADEASQKPTPTMEDTMIAYDMASSSKARKLTPKRRKY, from the exons ATGGCTGAACCGAAGATGGGTGAGCACGTTGTTGCGGATGGCTTCGACTTTCCTCTTTTGTTTGTTCCGGAGTTGGG GCCGCCTCCGCCGTCGTTGGTGTTCACATTAACTATTAGAGTAGCCCGTTATGTCTACAAGCTTGATGATGGAAGCGAGCAAGttgttgacaagcatgatgttgtgTTTGATTTCAACATTTCTGGTATGTCATGGGTTAGCTTCAATGAAGATGTGGCAGAACATATCAAAATGGTGTTGGCTGATGAGGCGACACATGCAGCATCACAACTTGATGTGGCCGTCACTCCAACAAGGCACATGATCACTATGCCACAAAGTCTCCAAGAAAGTCCCAATCCAGTGACAAGAAGGATGTTGGCCATGGCGTTGGCTGATGAGGCGTCGCAGAAACCTACCCCTACCATGGAAGACACCATGATAGCATACGACATGGCCTCAAGCTCAAAAGCTAGAAAGTTGACCCCGAAGAGAAGGAAGTACTag